In candidate division WOR-3 bacterium, the following proteins share a genomic window:
- a CDS encoding M48 family metallopeptidase produces the protein MKRLLIVPILFVFIISCATTGPGGKKSLILIPTDTEVELGKEVVKEVESTEKILNNSEVQNYVSKVGRKVAKVCDRKDVTYSFKVLDNEEINAFACPGGFIYIYKGLMKKMDNEAQLAAVLAHEVGHIVARHSVKRLQAAYGYSIVMEVALGEKMGQTARQMVDAAAGVILLGYGRDNEYEADDYGILYSKKAGYNPKGMVQIFEKFKQMEGRPPNTFEKLLMSHPPAGDRINNGNKEIQKIGGTNLPYYETEYAAIKAKL, from the coding sequence ATGAAGAGGCTATTAATTGTACCCATATTGTTTGTTTTTATTATTAGCTGTGCCACCACCGGGCCTGGTGGTAAGAAAAGCTTGATCCTGATCCCGACCGATACAGAAGTCGAACTTGGCAAAGAAGTCGTAAAGGAAGTCGAGTCAACGGAAAAAATACTCAATAATTCGGAAGTTCAGAATTACGTCAGTAAAGTTGGACGCAAGGTTGCCAAAGTCTGCGATAGAAAGGACGTCACATACTCCTTCAAAGTACTCGATAACGAAGAAATAAACGCGTTTGCATGCCCTGGCGGTTTCATCTACATTTACAAAGGCTTGATGAAAAAAATGGATAATGAAGCACAGCTTGCTGCGGTCCTGGCTCACGAAGTTGGACATATTGTGGCAAGGCATTCAGTGAAAAGGCTCCAGGCAGCATACGGCTACAGCATCGTAATGGAAGTTGCTCTCGGCGAAAAAATGGGGCAAACAGCACGACAAATGGTCGACGCCGCAGCAGGAGTCATTCTGCTTGGTTATGGCAGAGATAATGAATACGAAGCTGATGATTACGGAATTCTGTATTCAAAGAAAGCTGGTTACAATCCGAAAGGGATGGTGCAGATTTTTGAGAAATTCAAACAAATGGAAGGACGTCCCCCCAATACCTTTGAGAAACTGTTGATGTCCCATCCACCTGCGGGCGACCGTATAAATAACGGAAATAAAGAAATACAGAAAATCGGCGGTACCAATCTTCCCTATTACGAAACCGAATACGCTGCGATAAAGGCGAAACTGTAA
- a CDS encoding four helix bundle protein: protein MEPNEHKTIKHFTDLRVWQKSHDLFVSIYHTIDKLPRTTTAGIILEQLLRSSGNISASIAEGFYSRGRRKYVRYLETAHCSAAETENWLIKLADCHCMENEIVKPWIETCTDVGKMLNSLMRKLEERAKTTPKTEDA from the coding sequence ATGGAACCTAATGAGCACAAAACGATAAAGCATTTTACAGACCTGAGAGTGTGGCAGAAGTCACATGATCTATTCGTGTCGATATACCATACGATAGACAAACTGCCGCGGACGACAACAGCTGGGATCATCCTTGAGCAGCTACTGAGGAGCTCCGGGAACATCAGTGCGAGCATTGCTGAGGGATTCTATTCGAGGGGCCGCAGAAAATATGTTCGATACCTTGAAACGGCGCACTGCAGTGCTGCAGAAACAGAGAATTGGCTTATCAAACTTGCCGATTGTCATTGTATGGAAAACGAAATCGTGAAACCGTGGATTGAGACGTGCACTGATGTAGGGAAGATGCTTAATTCTCTCATGCGAAAACTCGAGGAGAGAGCAAAGACCACGCCTAAGACCGAAGATGCTTAG